The following are from one region of the Gammaproteobacteria bacterium genome:
- a CDS encoding ABC transporter ATP-binding protein yields MTSEHLIEISGLNFSYDTRAILKGIDMTMQRGKVIAIMGGSGSGKTTLLRLIGGVIQPTSGYVKFAGQVVHELDRDALFKLRRKMGMLFQFGALFTDLSVFDNVAFQMREHTNLPESMIRDLVLMKLHAVGLRGAHQLMPNQLSGGMARRVALARSIALDPMLIMYDEPFTGLDPISLSVIGNLIRRLTDALGMTSIVVTHDVQESLKIVDYVYFIADGVIAAEGTPQEVRASVAPFVHQFVHGEEDGPVPFHYPAQSYQEDLNLENKRA; encoded by the coding sequence ATGACATCCGAGCATTTGATTGAAATCAGCGGATTGAATTTTTCCTACGATACGCGCGCGATTTTGAAGGGCATCGACATGACGATGCAGCGCGGCAAGGTGATCGCCATCATGGGGGGTAGCGGTTCGGGCAAAACCACGCTATTGCGCTTGATCGGTGGCGTCATTCAACCGACATCGGGTTACGTCAAATTCGCCGGACAGGTGGTGCATGAACTGGATCGCGATGCCTTGTTTAAACTGCGCCGCAAGATGGGTATGCTGTTTCAGTTTGGTGCATTGTTCACCGATTTGTCGGTGTTCGACAATGTGGCGTTTCAGATGCGCGAGCATACCAATCTGCCGGAATCGATGATTCGTGATCTGGTGCTGATGAAATTGCACGCGGTCGGTTTACGCGGCGCGCATCAGCTAATGCCCAATCAATTATCCGGCGGGATGGCGCGGCGCGTCGCCTTGGCGCGCTCGATCGCGCTCGATCCGATGCTGATTATGTACGATGAGCCGTTCACCGGGCTGGATCCGATTTCGCTGAGCGTGATCGGGAATCTGATCCGGCGTTTGACCGATGCGCTCGGTATGACCTCGATCGTGGTTACCCACGATGTGCAAGAGTCGCTCAAAATTGTGGATTATGTTTATTTTATTGCCGATGGGGTGATTGCCGCCGAGGGTACGCCGCAAGAAGTGCGGGCATCGGTTGCGCCTTTTGTGCATCAGTTTGTGCATGGCGAAGAAGACGGGCCGGTGCCGTTTCATTATCCGGCGCAGAGCTATCAAGAAGATTTGAATCTGGAGAATAAGCGTGCCTAA